The segment AAGACTcaaaattacattcaattcagaaACCTTGACTAAATGAACGCAAACGATTTCGTAAAAAAGTCACATCAAATGTTCGAATTGAAATCCGTTTTGAAATCCGGGCTTCCAAATGATGTTCAACAACGTATTTATTTCCAGCAAGACGGTTGTCCACCTCACGATGCTCGAATCGTTCGTAATTACCTTAAAGTTTGGAGAACATTGGTTGGGCACTTATGGTCCTATTGCTTGGCCACTACGATCCCCCGATTTGTCGCCacttgatttttttatggggtcATTTACAGTCAATAGTTTATGCTGTTGCAATACAAAATAAAGAACATTTAAAGCAGCGAATCCGTACGGCATGCGAAGAACTTCGCTACGACAGTATCGTAAGAGCAACCAATGCAAATTTACTACGAAGAACGGAATTGTGCCTACAACAAAACGGATTTCAATTCGACCATTTGATGTGACTTTTTTACGAAATCGTTTGCATTCATTTAGTCTAGGTttctgaattgaatgtaatttcgagtcttaataataaacacaagttattatagtccattcaagcagattgtcatgttttgttgaaattttcatttcttcgccttcaaggtcatcccaaggtcatggtatactaggtcaTTGAATTTGTCTTgacacgggctataatactgttaaatcaaaaatacaaagtgccatttaaaaaaatgaaagtgatcttgacaatactataaaaaaaaatgtttttccaactttttttattgcaatatatagccaaCCGAAAACTGaacaacttttgttgaaaatattttttgtcagattatcgcaagtacttaaaaaatcgtgaacctgttacgtgggacaccctgtataatgctTATACATTGTACATCCTACGAAAATGGCAAGTAATAATATTTACAGAGTActgataaattattattctgtagtcaattcagtaatgtctcgatatacaCATGTATATGAAAGAGATGGACATgatgtttgtaaaaaatttatCTCCACTACCATGAGGTGCATCCTCTAAGGGAACACAAAGCAGATAtaccggtgagacaatactaatctaATGACAAAACTCTTTTGTTTCTAATGATTTTCTATAAAACCCAAACCAACATATGCACGACGTTATTGTAATGTCCGTACACGGTGTACACGACATTCTGGTTCAGAAGTTTTCACATATGTCGAGACATTATTGCAGTTCCACGTCTGTAATTACAAACTAATATAATCTACAAGTAAAGGAAAGCTTACCTTGAATATATCTAGGAACTCCTTGATTTAAGATAGCcttgaaataataaattatgaCTTCAGCATGAGGCCAGATATCAATTGGTTTCGTTGACATTAACTGTCTGAGCAATCTGCCTGTTCTTGAAGGGCACGTTTGAATATGTGAAAATGTTTCGATAATCATGATATCAgtaattttaacattttcatAATTTATAACTGTGGAGTCTATATTAATCATCTCATTATCAAGCCAATCATCTACTAATGAAAGATGAGGAAAATGAGTTGCCAGTAGCCTGAGAAGAGGAGAAAAAAGGCCTGCATAATTCATTTGATCTCTTTGAACCAATTGAAGTAGGTATTTTATTGGTAACTCGGATAGAAATTCAGTTGAATATGATTTCACTTTTCTATCCTGTGATATAAATGTATGCATATTAGACAATCTGACATCTTCATACAATAATAAGTAATAGAGCAGTAACAACTGCGATGTAAGAGATGGTTTTGAAATATCAACATCTGTATTATCTATCTCACAGTGAGGAGTAGTAATACCTTTCTtgaaatcaaaatttgctcCAAAGACACTGTTTTGAAATACTCTTCTAATTTCATCTTCAGTGATCGGTTTGTTTGTATGTTCTGATGTTTTATTGTTCGTTAATACAATAGAATTGACATAAACTTCGACTAAAGCAGGAAGAACTGGATGTAGCGGTGGCACACTATTACAAATCTGTTTATAAATCCAATTTTTTATTGGAACTCTGTGTTTCGCAAATGCTCGCGATTTCAATAATTGATGAATACAGTGCACAGGCAGAAATCCTGGAATATTTGCATTTAAATTAGCTGTCACTGGCACTTTTACTGCATGAGCAGTAACAACTTGCTCTGTAAATATCtcttgcataaaaatttgcTTCATTCTAGTCAAATTATTTGGTCTGATTGGTATTTTCATTCCAAGAGTTGCACATACCAGTTCACAAATAGCTGATAGTTGATTGCTGTGAAAATGTATAGCCATCAAAAGTAACATTTCTCCAAAACTTGCTGTTACACCACTAGCACTTTCAAAATAAGCTTCTTCACGAACAAGCCACTGCACCCATTCTATACTACGCTTTTCAAGATTATGGTGTCCTATTAACGATGAACATGCGATAAGCATACAAAGACCTAAAGAAACGAATCTTACACCAGCAGGGGAGGGAGGAGGATGAGATGTTAACAATTGAACAATCATTGCTACTTCATCGTCTTGAAATTTAATACCTCCAATACCTCTTAATGCACAATAAAGACGTAATAATGCACTAGCTTGTACGACTTGGCTTTCTGCTAATTGACCTGCATTTTGAGTTGTGATCACTTGTAAACGTTTGAGAAGTTCCTCTCTTAATGATTGCAATGCTGTATGAGATTCCCATTTACGTTTCTGTCCATTCCTGATAAACATTGCAATCCATGTTCTCACTTGTTGATCACTACCAAGTAATAATCCTGATACAAATGCAACTATATCGCTTTCTGATTCATTGCTGTTTATATTTTGATGTTCTAGACTCAGTGTAATTGCTAAAGCAGGCATTCTACATAGTTCTACACACTTTGCTCTTATTGCTAAGGCTTGACTAGGATTCATTTGACATAACATAGTCAAAGACATTGTTCTAATTCGACTTAATGGTGATTCCTCTTGCCTTTCTCCATTAGCAATTAAATGTGCACATACTTCATTAAAACTATCAGGAATATTTGCAACGATCCAACAAATTATTTCTGGACCGTGTTTAACATGTAATAATGTTTCTGTAATATCTAAAATTGATAACAAGGTTGGCAGCTCTGCAAGTGCGATGCAAATTACATAACTAATCTCTTCCATGTACACTGCATTATCAAATAAATCAGACTGCTTGATTTGAAATTCTTGATTTTTTTGCAATTCTTGTACTTGAGAGGCTATATATAACAGTTCACTTAAAACAAGTCTTATACGCCTTGTTGACTCACTGCGTTCAAACTCCAAAGCAAGACCGCTTTGTAGTGATTGGGCAAGTACACTATCCCTCTGCAAACTACCCAACTTTTGCCTGAAAatgtaattaatttaatttacagcAAATGTATATACATTTATAGATACATAATAGTAAAACTAACCTCAATTGCTGCTCTTTACGGACATCAGTTTCTAATGCATGAAAGTCTATTGAAAGCAGTGCAATTATCGAATTTACTGATTCAATACCAGACAAAATTGTTAGAACTTGTTTTCTTTCTTCCACACAATCCCTTGTTATGTCTAAAGGAGAAATTAAACTCATACGAACCAAACATGGTAATATTGGTCGAATTTCTTTATGAGAACACATCGATAATTCATATATATCCACATTTTGTATTGCAGTAAAAATCCGTGGTGTTACACATGTACTTGCTTGCATGATTATCAATTGTTTTTATTACTGTTTCGAATCATATATACCCGGTAAATAGTCAAACATCACTTTGTACAAAATCTGATAcgttttaaaacattatatcaCTGTAAGTTACATGTTTTATAAATATGCTGTAGCACTTTGGGATATTCATACACTACATCACAGACAATTTGATTAAAAGCAAAATCCCTTAACCCTGGCATTTATCGAGAACTAACCTCCGAAGAGTGGTGAGATATCGGCAAACTTTTCTCGCACATGCGCACCCAAAACAGTAACGTATCTATATTATGAGGAAAAGGTAGTGGGGCAGTGTATTGGCGGGAAAGTACCGGTATAATCTCTTGATCTCTTCCGAGACGAAACGAGTGTCCTACGAGTTTATgataagttattgttaatattttattatacaatgtcAGCTAATATTGGAGAAGGAGCTACAAAGAAGTGTAGAGTTTgccattttcaaaatcaaatcataacgtATGTGTGATCTATTTTATCcagaattttactttactgaggCTAAAACcgccgcgcatgcgcgagaaaagtTGGCCGATATCTCACCACTGCCTTCGACTTGTATGTAGGAATGTTCAACTCCGATTCGATTCTTCAGAAAATCAATTCTTTCGGTGAAAAGATCGATGTTTTAAATCGATTCTCGACACCTCGATCTTTTTAGAGAATCTATTCTTTGCGCAAGAATCAGTCTGAAAAGAATCGACCTTTTTTTTTGAATAGTAAGAACAGACTGTCCAATAGGATTCTTTCGTGTACCATCGATTCGATTATTTTCGAGAAGCGATTCTTTGCGGAAGAATCGAACATTTCTACACAAAAGAATCCTCTGTTATTAGACTTTAAACaaccaaatttttaatattgtatgtCGTATACTATATTGTTGATTATATCATAATTCCATATTATCGTGGACaacataatattataggatagaaaatatcaGTTTTGTATTAAAtgtaatcaatattttattaacagAAATAAAATGCATAATTCGATTGATTatatatttcaatttaatatttaattaatctTAATCACATACagctatttaaagaaatttttagtcTTGACTTTGGTCTTATTTTCTCATGGAGAATCATAAGTTTAATGTTCTTTCACCTATTGCCAAACACACTGTATAAGGTTGTAATTAATTCGTTATTAATTTATACTTACGTAtttaatatatgtatgtaaGTTAGCGTACATTATACCTTGATTATTGTCGAATGAAAGTACTCAAGAAAAGTTGCATTTCATATCTGCAACTACATttagaaattttgatttcacatTTCCCGCCTCGCAATACACAGCAAGATGGCTCCACTCGGTTTACACTTGGATACGTACAGATAAGTATGAGATGAGGAAATTagatatacaatacaatatacaGTATAACAATACAAGTACGACAACTGAGTGCAACATAGTTTATAATAAGaagtttataaatattattaattgtagataatatttattttccttctttttATAAAACGTTATTCAATTATCGAGATAACAtcgaaaattatttctttctgtGAGTTAATGTACTATGAACCGCTTGGATGATCCTCCGGGTCTCATGAAAGGCAGAAAAACATCTTTCATTGGAATGAACggtaattttcataaaatttctaTTCTTCACGCCaacctatctttttttttattgtttaataaacaaatttttattatttctatatTCTCCTCCTTTCattaattgaattattttatatatttgttcttcaaaatttctttttgtgtGTATTCTTCTTAGGtattatttacatatatttattatatcatTAATATACGTGAAAGTaacgtaaaaaaaaatcaaatttgtgaCGTTTATAATGTactttaaaatttattgaaaagaaaaatataagaacTTCAGAACTTCTGTCATTCAGAACTTTCACACAATCTATATACGGGGTGAGTCATCTAATGATTGtatctcaaatatctttgttgtatttaaaaatagattaaaTTTCTTGAGGATAAAGTTAAATGCTTTAATAGATCTCACACGGTGCCCTAAAAATGATTGCTTTTATGTCATTTTGTAAAAAGAAATCAAGACTACCttcatttataaaaatgaaaccatccttttttaaacacccacGATGATAGctcctttcattaggaattaaaagaagatttaaaatatgagaGTAGAATATGTTTATCATGAGTTACATTTATAGTAAACATATTGTACTAAGGTCCTTCGTATCCTATTATTGTGTGCTTTCAAACATCCACTAGTCGATTATACTGCCATTTACtgtcagtatgtttccaaacgtgATTCTGTTATGTCTTATTCAATAATTGAAAAGATTAATATATTAATGGTTTattgtgaatgtagacaaaatgcagtgcaggtcTGACTGCTTTATGAAGAAATATATCCTGAGCGAAAGAAACTTTCTGAGCTTATTTTGGTGTTTTTTGTGGAGTATACTAAAAGATAGCGTATACATGAATGCTCCAACAATATTTGAAGATTATTTAATtatagaagtttttaaaaaatggtcgtTACATTTAAAAAACAGAAGGTGACCCTAATATATCAATAAAaagcaaagtaataaaaaacagATTAGAGCACTATATGTCCTCCACAAAAACATGCAACTtgtgtttgaaacattttttcatacaaCAAATAACTTACGAGTTGTTTGAGATACGAGGCTCACCTTGTATACTGAACTAGATTGGAAACTGTTAAATATGTCGATCGAATTGTGTAAGTGTATAAATACTTTGATGCCTACAATATGTAGATTTTAAAATATATCCAGCCAGTGCTATTAGTAGTTATATTGTAgttgtattaatattatattaagtAATTGAAAAAGATTGTATAACACAAATTAGTGCAggtcatttttttacaaatataattttatttagtaACATACTTacatatgaaaatatttatgtgAATTAAAAGTTTTGTATTTTATCGAAAATAAGTGTTTTGTTGCTACCAATATTATGATATCTCATAATTAATAGTAGTAACAGTTTTTTCAAGTAAATActtgtattataatattataataatattagaatgtattataataatattatatattgtatCTTGAAGCATAGGTTAATTCTAcaatataaacaaaaatttaatttcctttATAGGTGGTCCAGAAACAGAGGAACAGCAGCGCTTACGATTTCAGGTTGAACTTGAATTTGTTCAATGCCTTGCTAATCCAAACTACTTAAACTGTATGTTTATTTGATCTGCTTTGATTAATTTATAATGTCTGTCAAatatattaactaattgttCGTTATAGTTCTAGCTCAACGTGGATATTTTAAGGATTCCACGTTTGTTAATTATCTTAAATATCTGTTATATTGGAAAGAACCAGAGTATGCCAAATACTTGAAATATCCTATGTGCTTGTACTTCTTAGACTTATTACAATACGAACACTTTAGAAGAGAAGTAGTAAACTCTCAATGTACCAAATTTATAGATGACCAACAAATTTTATTGTGGCAGCATTATACTAGACGTAGGACAAGATTACTGCAGGCAGCAGCAGAGCAAACACATGTGAATCCTCAAAATAATGGTATTGTACAACCTAAAGTTCCTTGAGTAATACATATGACCAAAGAATATAGACAGTTAAGTGGGTCTATAAAAGCTACATCATAAAAATGTTGCTATATAAGAGTATTTCTATAGTTCCTTACCAGAATTGTTTTGTTAGTTATATTTCTTGGCTGTGGTAAACtgcaataaaattaaatacatGTCTATGTTCAGTATATGCGTGCAATTATGTCTCCCTTTCTTCCTTCTTTGTATCTTTTATATGTAACCTACAAGAATTTTGTATAATAATAAGTGTTACTAGTTCATACTGTATATTCATAAAGTTTTTGTAACATGTTCTTATAGTTacaaaagaaataatataaGCAAATGAACAATCAACATAGTGTATGAAATGATACATTTACATACAAGGTGTCTCACTTAAGTGTGACCCCCAAAATATCTTCCTTAATTTTGacaaagtaaaaattttttatgtgtaaTTTAAATAGTATCGAGTGGTCAGTATCCCGCAGGGGTTGTTTTTTTAAAAGTTTTCTCTCACAGTTTTCAAGGTCAGTgatctttttattttattatctaAAACGCCCAATGAGCGCCTGCAACGATGTTTCGCTTGTTTCAGGTCTGACAGATGCACAGTAAGCCTGCAGGCAAGCTCGAATATTCGAGCTGAGTTCAAGTCGAGTCGAATAGGGACTTGCTTTTTAAGCCGAATCGAGTACCCGCACGAAGCGATCGGTTCGCACGATGCGAGATACTCGCGTAAAGATCGGCACATCGACATTATCaaacattttagtatattgagaaTACTGAATGTTTgggatgttttattatatattttgaaagTGAAATGGAtccccagtaagcaaaatgctttgaatctgccactaaaatttgacacggaagtgccatctatctgccgccgcattaccatatgtattccagtagaaaatctgccacgccatattcgtgccaaactttcgcttcgatcagcctccgttatagagggcaggtccgtcgcaataagaacggggtaaccttgttctgaaagtaaatatcgggaaaaatcggaataaacgacgagagggaaaattgaatttacaaacgtatttattttaatcttaatttatttttattttacatatatttgtattatattatttatttgtttcatatttataatcttaagaaagaaaacgaatagacaataaaattaaaaaaaatgaactgtacaagttacataaaggaaataaaaatgatataaaattcaatcataacaaaactgttataaaataaaaaataaatattcaaatcttaaaataatggaaataaaaccctcgaatggaaaataaggtatggggacgcttaagaagagtttaattaatttataatacataatataggtcattaggcatgggcagcacggacagcacaccactcttttagtttctccttcctacaaacaaaaagggccttacattaggacgcaatatatgttctgttctcattgtacaatagatatatttcgaagaaaaatttttttaaattctagaataatgtatatactcactttcaattcattaatcaactcaaaataatactgttttgacatttgttccaaattacttacggtggtaatcctggtagtaaagcattcttggaaaaataggtatctgaaataattaaaaatatttgtgagtactatataaagtttagagtactaaaataatactatacaatactgcacggaagatattattgattataacataaagttatttgttttccatgcgtatctatatataataacaatacaatttatcataacacgagaaatatgtaatgtacgatgtgcaacttggaataaactatactgtttcaaaatgaaccagcacagcgataacctactgggacattcccaatatgttaccgtcttcttcatccatcgacgattcgctggtgcatcagcaataaaacaccttaatacgactggaatttttttctcgtggaacgtaatgcctccatttgagattatcaagtttatgtcagagacaaatttttgaagataattgttacaatcctcggttttttgagtgcctttataaatccctactacaatgggtttactatttaagatatttacaattctgacttaaataggccaaatttgaattgtattggaactatctaaactacatccatccacatgaaaatataattgcaactctccaggaattattggagaacattgagataactgtttaactatttccaactctacatcaaaatgaacatactctcctggttctaccacagaggtgacgacactggtacatggtatactaatgagcgttcttatatctttcggcaaactagaaaaacacgaatgggtacgtagaagagataagatgttgttcccctgagtgtgcgttaaattattgtccacaaagcaagatgctaaaccatcacgaaatgatacttctgaaacagtaccagcagattcccaaaccacatcatcgcatgaaaaggtagaagacgaataatgcgtgaatgaagatgtagtgggaatattaagaagactttcattactattattactgacaggcacggataaagaagacgtgctgggaatgttctgcagattatcaagattagggggactttgtaatttattgtcacgtgaaaacttcctcaaatttgaggttatttcgcgccgaatatttcgtttctgcctagcgcttaatttattatacggttttcgcgaaaccgacttcttcaaaactctacgatccatgggggtaaaagaaaactgaataaagaatatacaaaatatataataatgtgttacgtgtattggtaacaataccacgtggcaatacttatctggcgtcttctctgcttctatccttccttccttcaaatccactgctcatccagtcttcactgcttcagagttaattcacgaacttaacaattagtaattaactaacaaaggaatcactaaaaacaagacggaatcagagcgcgtgtcgaaacaccgacaccttcgtcgtgagaggtGTTGTTCccggtctggtgtcgcaaactgcactgcgcatgatcccgtaacgcgcaacacctaacatacgcgcatcataaattaaaagttatacatattatagctttaaaagaaattaatgaattaaaataaaaaattaagaattaaattaattaaattaataatgtgtgcattaatatttacgcgtattattgtgttagatcctTAAGGGCATGCGCACAGTTGGCGCAGAATTTGAATGTCATTTGTTTATAACGACCGCATGCAGAAAAATGCAACTCGCTACGGTCATTCGCTATCGTGCATCCCATAAAGAAGATCATATTTCGAGAAGCGAATTTCGTAGACAATTGAGGCAATGGAAAGGGTAAGTTTCAgtctcctgtatcatataattaatctaaaatattgtatatattatcggtatatcattatattatttttcatatgtttttcAGATTCCAAACCGTCGTCCAGAGAGAACAATTCAGAAGCCGGCGAGGTATAAGACCACCTCGTCGGATGGGGAGCCTCGGCGACGGAAACGCCCCTTTCAATCGATGAGTGCTCTTGACTCCGATGAGGAGCTCCGGCGACTTCTGGAGGCCGATTCGCCGGAGAGTCATGGAGCAAAGTCGACATCGTTGCTCAATCCTCCTCCCATACCACCACCAACCTCCTCACCAATAGATTTGTCCGCTTCCTCCACGTCCTATTTACCACCACGTCCTATAACACCACGTCCTATAACACCACAGACCCCCGCAACCATCACAAGATCCCAATTTGAGCAACTGATGTCGCAAAACGAGAAACTGAT is part of the Halictus rubicundus isolate RS-2024b chromosome 10, iyHalRubi1_principal, whole genome shotgun sequence genome and harbors:
- the Ints2 gene encoding integrator complex subunit 2; this translates as MQASTCVTPRIFTAIQNVDIYELSMCSHKEIRPILPCLVRMSLISPLDITRDCVEERKQVLTILSGIESVNSIIALLSIDFHALETDVRKEQQLRQKLGSLQRDSVLAQSLQSGLALEFERSESTRRIRLVLSELLYIASQVQELQKNQEFQIKQSDLFDNAVYMEEISYVICIALAELPTLLSILDITETLLHVKHGPEIICWIVANIPDSFNEVCAHLIANGERQEESPLSRIRTMSLTMLCQMNPSQALAIRAKCVELCRMPALAITLSLEHQNINSNESESDIVAFVSGLLLGSDQQVRTWIAMFIRNGQKRKWESHTALQSLREELLKRLQVITTQNAGQLAESQVVQASALLRLYCALRGIGGIKFQDDEVAMIVQLLTSHPPPSPAGVRFVSLGLCMLIACSSLIGHHNLEKRSIEWVQWLVREEAYFESASGVTASFGEMLLLMAIHFHSNQLSAICELVCATLGMKIPIRPNNLTRMKQIFMQEIFTEQVVTAHAVKVPVTANLNANIPGFLPVHCIHQLLKSRAFAKHRVPIKNWIYKQICNSVPPLHPVLPALVEVYVNSIVLTNNKTSEHTNKPITEDEIRRVFQNSVFGANFDFKKGITTPHCEIDNTDVDISKPSLTSQLLLLYYLLLYEDVRLSNMHTFISQDRKVKSYSTEFLSELPIKYLLQLVQRDQMNYAGLFSPLLRLLATHFPHLSLVDDWLDNEMINIDSTVINYENVKITDIMIIETFSHIQTCPSRTGRLLRQLMSTKPIDIWPHAEVIIYYFKAILNQGVPRYIQELYKQVWLRLNTVLPRCLWVLSINALLIENSIIKNVFLTQENIVLDPLQVLRCDTRVFRCAPILSIIIRILQAALAASRSQLSRHIQDKPLTEKIGQLSSDTEREDLRTALVAGQESAAVQILLEACLETEDDRETPGQMWSLREIRSIICSYLHQVFIADPSLAKLVHFQGYPRELLPITVTGIPSMHICLDWIPELLSQPESEKQIFAVDLASHLAIQYALPKALSVSRLAINTMVTLLGVLSAKDRVILFMPVLPALTRICLAFPPLAEDTTGLLLQLGRVNSAQAALGDKSADILCREVSETFCMLLQKAILQSQVY
- the Med31 gene encoding mediator complex subunit 31, which gives rise to MNRLDDPPGLMKGRKTSFIGMNGGPETEEQQRLRFQVELEFVQCLANPNYLNFLAQRGYFKDSTFVNYLKYLLYWKEPEYAKYLKYPMCLYFLDLLQYEHFRREVVNSQCTKFIDDQQILLWQHYTRRRTRLLQAAAEQTHVNPQNNGIVQPKVP
- the LOC143358228 gene encoding uncharacterized protein LOC143358228 encodes the protein MDRRVLKKSVSRKPYNKLSARQKRNIRREITSNLRKFSRDNKLQSPPNLDNLQNIPSTSSLSVPVSNNSNESLLNIPTTSSFTHYSSSTFSCDDVVWESAGTVSEVSFRDGLASCFVDNNLTHTQGNNILSLLRTHSCFSSLPKDIRTLISIPCTSVVTSVVEPGEYVHFDVELEIVKQLSQCSPIIPGELQLYFHVDGCSLDSSNTIQIWPI